From the genome of uncultured Fretibacterium sp.:
AACATCACGGCCTCCCTGACGATCGTGGCGTCAGGACGCTGTAGGCGGTCCGCATTCTTCCATCCGTCCGGGCCGTTGGACCAGAAGGTGGGCTTGTAATTTCCAAACACGATGTAGCTTCCCTTCTTCAGGTCCGCCTTGACCTCGTAATGGAAGTTGTCGGAGCCCGTCTGCACCATTGCCGTCGTCCCCTCGGGCGTAACCAGGTTCAGGGGCTCGAAAACGGCGATTCGGTCCTCGGGGATGGTCTCCGGGTCGGGGAAGCCGTGGCCAAAGCCTATATCGGCTTTCAGCACGCCCCCCTCCGGCGCCTTCGCATTGATCCAGAATTCGTGCGCATCGGCGGCGACGGAACACAGCGACAGGACAATAACAGCCGCAGCGGAAAGCAAAAATCTGTCGATCTTACGCATACAAAGCACCCTCCTTAATCATTACGATATTTTCGACATTGCGGATGAAGAATACCCCGCTCCCGAGGGAGCGGGAACACGAACAACGCACTACTCCGCGATGTTGAAGGTCAGGCGGGAGACCAGGACGGTCTCGTCGGCGACGGCCTTGTCCGGGTAGGGGACCGTCAGCTGCACGAAGGCGTTCCAATACCCTGCCTTCGCCGGGATGATGTTGACGATGCCGTTGAGGTCGGTGCGTCCCCAGAAGCTCTTGTACTCGTTGGCGGGGTCGCCATCCTTCGTCATGCCGGCGAATCCGGCATAGACGGCCTTCACCTCCGCCGTCTTGGCGGGCTTGCCGTCGAGCAACACCTGCACGGGGAAACGCTCTCCCGGTTTCACCGTCGCGGGGTTCACCTGCGGCACCATCTCCAGGCGCTGCCCCACCGGCTTGGCGATGAAGTCCTTGCCATCGGCGCCGTCCACGTTCAGCACGAGCTTGGCGAACATCACCGCCTCCTCGGCGTAGGTAGCGTCAGCCTTCGTCAGCTCCTTGTACTTGGCTTTGTCTCCCTGCTTCCACCCCTCCGGCCCCTTGGCCCAGAAGGAGGGCTTGTAGTTGCCGAGCACCAGATAGTCGCCCTTCTTCAAGTCCGCCTTGACCTCGTAATGGAAGTTGTCGCCCGTCTGCGCCATCTCCGTCATGCCCTCCGGTGTGGCCAGCTTCAGGGGCTCGAAGAGGTGCGTGCGGTCGTCGGGGATGACCTCGGGGTTGGGGAACTCGTGCCCGTACCCCAGATCGGCCTTGAGAAGGCCGTCCTTGTAGTCCGCGTTCACCCAGAACTCGTGGGCCTCGGCCGCGACGCCGAGGAAAGCCGCAAAAAACGCTCCTGCAACCATTACGGAAAACAACTTGCGCATGAACATCTTCCTCCTTCTTTCTCTCTCCAAAAATAAAAAAGAACACGACACAACGCGCCACGACGCATCGCGGGAGGCCCGCCCTCCGATTTCCGGCTACCCCTTCCCACTCGTCCTTCCCAGTGGAAGGATACTTACTTGGAAGGATACTTACTCAGTCGGAAGGGCCCTTATCGGAAGGGCGCTTATCCCCGCATCCGCAACCGCACCCGCCGCAGGTCCCCCGCTTCGCGGAGGCGACCCAGCCTCGAATCAGGTATCCCGCGGCGGCAACCGCAATCAGGACGATCACAAGTTCCTGTGCGCCCATAACAACAAACCTCCCGATGATTCCATTTCACAATAGGCTGCAGCCTATCAGCGTCAAAGACGAAGCCATTTGGCTTCGCTTCGACGTAAGTGACCGACTCAGCACCCGGGACTTCACAGTCCCGGGGAACTGGTCGTCTACTTAATCTCGGCGGCCTGGACCCAGATCAACGCGTCCTGCGAAAGCTCCTTCCCCTCGAACTCCTTGTCGGGACCGACGCCCAGCGCGGCAAATCCCCACCAGCCCGACTTGGGCATGGCGAAGGCAAACGTCCCGTTGGCGTCGGCCTTGATCGTCAGGGTTACGAAGGCATCATGTGGGGCTTTCAGCGTAGCTGCCTTATCGAAGTTGTTCCTCTTCATGTTGGGCTTGTGGTTCATGTACTCGACCTCGATCTCAGCGAAGGGAACCGGCTTGCCCTCGCTCTTCACGACGCCGCGGAACACCCCGCCGGCCCAGATCGCATAGGGCTTGTCCAGCGGAACGATCTCCGCCTTCAGTCCCATGTCGGCGTCCCAATCCGTGGGAAGACTGCCGTTGTTGACGATCATCTTCGTGATCTGCTGGATGTACGCGTCCTCACCCTTCTCATAGTAGGGAGCGGGAACCAGACAAAAGACGTAGTCCCCCATGCCCTTGAGCTTGAAGGCGGTCTCGAAGGCCTTGCCCTTGTTCTCCAGGCTGGTCCAGGTAATGGGCTTAAGGGTTTTGAGCAGGTCGGTCCTCTTCTCCTTGTTTACGACGAAGAACTCCAGAGGGGTTTCCATATCCATCGTGTGCCCAGCCTCAAAAGGATGCGTAAAGACAAGCTTCAAGGGGACATCACCCCCCTTGTCCAGGATCGTCTCGGGGGTATAGAGCATCTGGAAATGGGCGGATGCGGGAAGGGCCGCAGCAAACAACACGAGCAGAGAGAGCATGGCAATCTTCTTCATAGTGGAACACTCCTTTTTTGTCCGAGAGGGGGGCTCCCCGATTGTCCTCAGGCTCATCGCACCTACTTAATTTCGCTGCTCTTGACGGTGAGCATGTGTCCGGGGCCGCCGTCGAAGGTGACGGAGAAGACGCCCTCCGGCTTATTGAAGGTCAGCTCCCCGCCCTCGTCCAGCTTGCCCTCGAAGATGACCTCATCCTTCTCGTTGGTCACCCGGATGGGCATGTTGGCGGCCGAGGAGCCGTCGGAGAACCCGCCCTCGCACGAGAGCGTCCCGTCGCCATTGTCCCAGCAGGAGAAGAGCGGGGTGTGGGCAAGGGCCGCGCCGGCTAAAGCCATGACGAACACCGCAGCGACACAGAACAACAACTTTCTGTTCAAACCGTTCAACCTGTTCATCTCGAAAACCTCCAATTGATTTGTATGTCAGTCACGCGGTCCGCGCTGGACCGCAGGCTGCCGAAAGTGAAAAAGCCTGCCAAAGGCGGGAGCGTTCCTCGAATATCAGCTGTAGGTCCGCTTCGCCCGGATCAACCCCAGAAGGACCGTCAGGGTCAGGGGAATCAGGTAGAACATCCACATCGCCTCGAAACCGCTCAGCCCAAGCGCCGAGCCACCGGAGAACACCAGTACGGCCGCGAGCAGCCCCAGGATCAGAGGCACGAAGAAGGCGAAGAGCATCCACCCCGTGGAGCCGGTCTGGACCCGGATGGCCATGATCGTGGGCAGGCAGGGCGGACAGAGGACCATGAAGAGCATCAGGGCCATGGCGTGCAGGGGCGTAAGGTCCCCCTCCTGCCGCTTCATGCGCTGTTCCAGCGTGTCCGTGTTCCTCTCTCCGCCCTCGCTCTCCCCCTCACCCGGTTCCTTGATGTAGAGGGCGCCCAGGGTGGAGACGCTGTTCTCCTTGGCCGCCAACGTGCTGAGCACGGCGACGTTGACGCGCCAGTTGAACCCCGCGTACCGAGACGCCGGCTCGAGGGCCCGGCCAATCTTGCCCAGAAGGCTGTTGTCGATGCGTTCCCTGCGGATGGCCGTCAACGTATTGGTCCGGAAGGTCAGGAGCTTCTTGAGCGCCCTCTCGAGCTCCTTCGCCTCGGGGTCCTTCTTGTTCTGGACGATCTCGAAGAAATCGGGATTTCGGGCCCCGTAGGCCTTTCTGGACTCGGCCGACGCCCCGGACTTGAGCAGTTCCCGGTACCCCTGCTGGAACAGAATCAGGTCCAGCACATCCTTTTCTGTCCTGAGCCCCGCGCCCAGCCTCTTGCCCTCGGCCTTGCCGAGGAAGGCCCGGACGGCCCGGTCCTTCTCCGCCTCGTAGTGGGCCCTCCGCTCCGGGGTCAGACCGGGGAACTGGAGCAGGACGAAGAGGACGACGGCCACGGCCGCGACGACGGTCGTGATCTTCCTGATGTAGAGCCATATCCGCTCGATTGCGCGTCCCAGAACCCCCCGCACGGAGGGGATATGGTAAGGCGGCATCTCCATGATGAAGGGCGCCGTCTCCTTGTGCCTCAGCACCGTCATGGAGAGGATCTTCGCCAGGGGGAGCACGAAGAGCAGGCTGATCGTCTGGATGAAGACGATGACGATGCTCTGTTGATTGACCTCGCCCAGCAGGGGCAGGCGCACCGTCTCGTTGAAGTAGATGCCGATGAGCAGGAAGTACAGCGGAAGTTTGGCCTGGCAGTTGAGCATGGGAAGCGTCAAAATCGTCGCCAGCTTCGATTTCTCGTCCGGGATGCCCTTGGTGGCCATGACCGCCGGGACGGAACATCCGCCCAGGACGACGCCGCCCAGGATCATCGGCAGCGTGGACTGGCCGTGAAGGCCGAAACGGCTCAGTATCCGGTCCAGGACGAACGCGATGCGCGGCATGTAGCCGCTGTCCTCCAACACGGCGATCAGCGCGAAGAGGATGAAGAAGATCGGGATGTAGTTGAGGAGCGCGTTCAGGTTATCGATGACCCACAGCACGAACTCCCGCAGCAGGGGCAGCTCGATGATTCCTGGCTGGGGAAGGATGCTCTCGGCAAGGCTGCGGAACCCGGCGAGGACGGGCCACGTGTAGTGGGTGAGGTTGTAG
Proteins encoded in this window:
- a CDS encoding DUF4198 domain-containing protein encodes the protein MRKIDRFLLSAAAVIVLSLCSVAADAHEFWINAKAPEGGVLKADIGFGHGFPDPETIPEDRIAVFEPLNLVTPEGTTAMVQTGSDNFHYEVKADLKKGSYIVFGNYKPTFWSNGPDGWKNADRLQRPDATIVREAVMFAKTILNVDGSDDKDLITKPVGQRFEIVPQVNPATVKPGGRFPVQVLLEGKPVKTVEVKAVFAGFAGKTKDGDPDNEYRAFWGRTDLNGIVNIIPAKAGYWTVNIENRVPYPDKAKCDESVLVASLTFNIAE
- a CDS encoding DUF4198 domain-containing protein, which produces MRKLFSVMVAGAFFAAFLGVAAEAHEFWVNADYKDGLLKADLGYGHEFPNPEVIPDDRTHLFEPLKLATPEGMTEMAQTGDNFHYEVKADLKKGDYLVLGNYKPSFWAKGPEGWKQGDKAKYKELTKADATYAEEAVMFAKLVLNVDGADGKDFIAKPVGQRLEMVPQVNPATVKPGERFPVQVLLDGKPAKTAEVKAVYAGFAGMTKDGDPANEYKSFWGRTDLNGIVNIIPAKAGYWNAFVQLTVPYPDKAVADETVLVSRLTFNIAE
- a CDS encoding FeoB-associated Cys-rich membrane protein — translated: MGAQELVIVLIAVAAAGYLIRGWVASAKRGTCGGCGCGCGDKRPSDKGPSD
- a CDS encoding DUF4198 domain-containing protein, which encodes MKKIAMLSLLVLFAAALPASAHFQMLYTPETILDKGGDVPLKLVFTHPFEAGHTMDMETPLEFFVVNKEKRTDLLKTLKPITWTSLENKGKAFETAFKLKGMGDYVFCLVPAPYYEKGEDAYIQQITKMIVNNGSLPTDWDADMGLKAEIVPLDKPYAIWAGGVFRGVVKSEGKPVPFAEIEVEYMNHKPNMKRNNFDKAATLKAPHDAFVTLTIKADANGTFAFAMPKSGWWGFAALGVGPDKEFEGKELSQDALIWVQAAEIK
- the feoB gene encoding ferrous iron transport protein B, with the protein product MGKKIIALAGQPNCGKSTVFNSLTGAKQFVANYPGVTVDKMMGWYKRDGETVEVVDLPGTYSLTSYSPEERVSRDVLLKEPLSAVVNVVDAANLKRSLYLTLQLLEMEIPLVLDLNMMDVAEGLDISVDVPGLSRELGVPVVATAITHGRGREELFGAIADMSRSNARTSVAVSELYPDLQDALKELEALLADSPSSDGASLQGTFPLPWIAVKLMEGDPEVAALVRERAGNDGAARDILSRAEALREAFERERGMSADLYVSGQRSRRAAAIAKRCVSRKNTEKVHVSERIDRLVCNRFFGPVFLLFVIYGFYYLSFIQGYNLTHYTWPVLAGFRSLAESILPQPGIIELPLLREFVLWVIDNLNALLNYIPIFFILFALIAVLEDSGYMPRIAFVLDRILSRFGLHGQSTLPMILGGVVLGGCSVPAVMATKGIPDEKSKLATILTLPMLNCQAKLPLYFLLIGIYFNETVRLPLLGEVNQQSIVIVFIQTISLLFVLPLAKILSMTVLRHKETAPFIMEMPPYHIPSVRGVLGRAIERIWLYIRKITTVVAAVAVVLFVLLQFPGLTPERRAHYEAEKDRAVRAFLGKAEGKRLGAGLRTEKDVLDLILFQQGYRELLKSGASAESRKAYGARNPDFFEIVQNKKDPEAKELERALKKLLTFRTNTLTAIRRERIDNSLLGKIGRALEPASRYAGFNWRVNVAVLSTLAAKENSVSTLGALYIKEPGEGESEGGERNTDTLEQRMKRQEGDLTPLHAMALMLFMVLCPPCLPTIMAIRVQTGSTGWMLFAFFVPLILGLLAAVLVFSGGSALGLSGFEAMWMFYLIPLTLTVLLGLIRAKRTYS